CCAATTCCAATACCCTTTTAGCCACCGCCTACAACAACGGCCGGCATTTGCTTTACGACGGCAACAGCAAGCTACACCTTACCTATACTTCGGCAGATTCGATTTTCTACCAAAATTCCAAGGACGATGGCTACACCTGGTCGGGAACCTGGGCTTCGGGGCCGGGTTTGTATTCGGGCGGTAAAAACCCATCTTCCGTCATCGGCATTTACGGCGGCGATACCGTAATCGCCTGGAAAGCCGAAACGCCGCTGGGCGGCTGGGTATTGAAGACGGCCAAGCATTCCGGTAAAACATGGCAGAATGTTGGAACCATCTTGGAGTTCGGCGGCGGTTACGAGATATCCGGTTATGTCAGCCCGCCAGCCATGGTCGTCAACAGCGCCGGAACGCATTTGGTCATTGAGGGGGTGGATTCTTATTGTGCCATCGGCGGCCAAAGCGGAACCTGGGACTGGAAGTTATTGTATGGCTTTAGGCCCGTCGGCGGTTCAACTTTCAGTTGGACGGTGTTGGATACCGCCAGCGGCGGTTGGGGTCCCTGGCCCACCGAATCGCCTACCATCTGCATAGACTCCAAAGGCGGCATCCATGTGGCCTGGGATTACGACGGCGAAATATACTGGAGGGTTTATGACCCTTATGCTAAAGCCTGGAAAAGTAAAATCAATCTTTCTAAGAGCCTGAATGTCGTTTCCAAAGAGCCTTCGCTGGCCTTCTACGGAGACGTGCATATCGTGTGGCAGGAGGGAAACGATATCTGGCATAATAAAGGCAACTGGGGTTTCCAGTCGGCATATAAATCTAAAGCATTAGACAAACCTTTCAGCTGGCATGGCGCGGAGAATGTCAGCAATAATCCTGACACGGCTTCGGTTAACCCGGTTTTTGACGGTAATTACATTGCCTGGAGCGAAGTAATGCCTTCGGGCGACACCGAGGCGTATATGTCTTTATACAAGGATTTTGCATGGCAGCCCGCTAAAAACTACAGCAATAATCCGACCCAGCCTTCGGGATATCCCCAGATAGCCTATCGCCAGAACGTTGACGGCAACAAGATGACCACTATTTGGACCGAAGGAACCGAGCCGCTCTATTCGTTGATTGCCCGCGATTCCGCCGGGCCTGTTACCCCGCAATTGGCCGCCGATGTGGGCGGAACCGAGCCTTCTATTTATACAATAGAGCGGGATGGCTATATAGTTTACGGCGGGACCAAAGACACCGCCTCCAATGCCATCACCGTGGACTATGACAGCACGGCTTTGGAGTATTACCTGCCGACCCTGGACCGGGAACAGAAACAAACGCTAAAGATGAGCCTGTACCAGGAATACACGGACAAGGCCGACTACATTTACCAAGTCTGGGTGGACGACGCTTCATTGGGCGCGGTTAAAGTTTCCTCTGGCCAAATGGTGACATTTGAGAAGGACTTGCCCAATGCGGTCAGCCACGACGGGGAAGGCGTGTTGAAGATCGTGAACCTGAAAAAAGGAGCTATCGTAACCTGCGACAACTGGCAGTTGTTTGCTTATGACAAGGCCACTGGCAGGAATGACGGCCACGGCGGAGCGCAGGCCGAACTTTCGGAAGCCAGGCCCGTGGCTTACCGCTACGAACTGATGCAAAACGCCCCCAACCCCTGCAAACAATCAACAAGGATCAATTATCAATTAGCAAAACCAGGGCAGGTAAGTCTAAAGGTTTACAACACCCTGGGCCAGGCGGTAAAAACCCTGGTCAACGAAAGCCAGAACCCCGGGCCGTATAGCGTCAAATGGGACGGCCGGGACGAAACGGGCCGGCAGACCTCGGCCGGCATCTACTTCTACCGCTTGAATGCGGGCGAGTTCAACAGCGCCAAGAAGATGGCGCTGCTGAGATAACCCCCTCGACACGACTCGGGGCATCGCTCATGACAAGATGCTTAGGTGATCTTTTACGGAGTCCAAAAAAGGCCGAAGCTAACGCTGCGGCCTTTTTTGTTATCAGTTTTAAAAATTTATTAAAAAAACCCTTTATTTTCAGTTTCAATTATGTTATATTAAACAATTGGCTTTGCTTGGCAACTCTTTGACTTGTGTCTTTTAATGGGTGTCGTCTATAGTAAATTAATGACGGAGGTAAAATAATTTATGGCGCTTAAGCTGGGAGACATGCTGCTGCAGGCCGGGCTGATCACCAAAGAACAACTGGAAAAGGCCCTGGTGGAGCAAAAGAGCAGCGGCGATAAACTGGGGGCCTGCCTGATCAAAATGAAATTCATCACCGAGGAGGCCACTACCGACTTCCTGGGCAAGCAGTTCAAAGTACCCACCATCAATCTCTCCAATACGGAGATCGATCCCCAGGTGCTGAAGCTGATCCCGGCCGACGTGGCCCAGAAATGCCAGGTGATCCCGGTGGCCCGCCAGGGCAGGATGCTGCAGGTGGCCATTTCAAATCCGGCCGATGTCTTTACCCTGGAGAATATTCAGTTCCTGACCGGGATGGAGGTCAAGCCCTTCGTCTGCGCGGACACCGCCATCGCCCGGGTCATGGAAAAGCTTTACGCCAATTCGGCCGGCCTCAACGAAGCCATGAAGGCGGTGCAGGAGGAGGAGGGCCAAGTGGAATTCGTGGACAAGGAACAGGAAGACGTAGTCACCCAGGCAGACATCGAAGCGGCCCCGGTGGTCAAATTAGTCAACGGGATGATCTTTGACGCGGTCAAACGCGGGGTCTCGGACATTCATATCGAGCCCTACGAAAAAGTCTTAAGGGTCCGCTTTCGCATCGACGGGGTGCTGCAGGAGGCCATGTCTCCGCCCAAGCGGATCGCGGCTGCGGTGGCCAGCCGCATCAAGGTGCTGTCCCGGCTGAACCTCACCGAACGCCGGCTGCCCCAGGACGGGCGCTTTTCGGTCAAGTCCGGTGACCAGAACGTGGACTTCCGCGTCTCCACCATGCCCATCAAGCACGGGGAGAAGATCTGTATCCGCATCCTGCGCCAGTCCGGCCTTTCCTCCGATCTGACCAAACTGGGGCTGGAGGGCAAGCCGATGGAGAATTTTTTGGCCGCTGCCGCCAAGCCCAGCGGCATGATCCTGATTACCGGACCCACCGGCTCGGGCAAGACCAATACCCTCTATTCCCTGATCAACCGGCTGAACACCCCCAAGGTCAACATCAGCACGGCCGAGGACCCGGTGGAGTACGACCTGATGGGCATCAACCAGGTCAACATCTTTCCGGAGATAGGCTATACCTTCGCCGTGGCCTTGAAGGCTTTTCTGCGGCAGGATCCCAACATCATTCTGGTGGGGGAGACCCGGGACCGGGAGACCGGCGAAATCGCCATGACTGCGGCCATGACCGGACATCTGGTGCTTTCCACCCTGCACACCAACGATGCTCCCAGCAGTCTGAACCGGCTTTTGGACATGGAGATCCCGCCCTTCCTGATAGCCGCCACCGTCAATGTCATCGAAGCCCAACGTTTGATCCGCACCATCTGCCCCAGCTGCAAACAACCAGACCCAAGCATGACCCCGGAGATGATTGCAAAGCTGGGAGCCGATCCGGCCGAGTTTGAAGGGGTCACCTTTTACAAGGGGGCCGGCTGCATGGAGTGCAACCGCACCGGA
This window of the candidate division TA06 bacterium genome carries:
- a CDS encoding T9SS type A sorting domain-containing protein, coding for YTVNHAAPIERTIWSYRVPDNLIGQTMQMHVTAMDRSGNIGNWSPYVQINTKVFTNSNTLLATAYNNGRHLLYDGNSKLHLTYTSADSIFYQNSKDDGYTWSGTWASGPGLYSGGKNPSSVIGIYGGDTVIAWKAETPLGGWVLKTAKHSGKTWQNVGTILEFGGGYEISGYVSPPAMVVNSAGTHLVIEGVDSYCAIGGQSGTWDWKLLYGFRPVGGSTFSWTVLDTASGGWGPWPTESPTICIDSKGGIHVAWDYDGEIYWRVYDPYAKAWKSKINLSKSLNVVSKEPSLAFYGDVHIVWQEGNDIWHNKGNWGFQSAYKSKALDKPFSWHGAENVSNNPDTASVNPVFDGNYIAWSEVMPSGDTEAYMSLYKDFAWQPAKNYSNNPTQPSGYPQIAYRQNVDGNKMTTIWTEGTEPLYSLIARDSAGPVTPQLAADVGGTEPSIYTIERDGYIVYGGTKDTASNAITVDYDSTALEYYLPTLDREQKQTLKMSLYQEYTDKADYIYQVWVDDASLGAVKVSSGQMVTFEKDLPNAVSHDGEGVLKIVNLKKGAIVTCDNWQLFAYDKATGRNDGHGGAQAELSEARPVAYRYELMQNAPNPCKQSTRINYQLAKPGQVSLKVYNTLGQAVKTLVNESQNPGPYSVKWDGRDETGRQTSAGIYFYRLNAGEFNSAKKMALLR
- the tadA gene encoding Flp pilus assembly complex ATPase component TadA yields the protein MALKLGDMLLQAGLITKEQLEKALVEQKSSGDKLGACLIKMKFITEEATTDFLGKQFKVPTINLSNTEIDPQVLKLIPADVAQKCQVIPVARQGRMLQVAISNPADVFTLENIQFLTGMEVKPFVCADTAIARVMEKLYANSAGLNEAMKAVQEEEGQVEFVDKEQEDVVTQADIEAAPVVKLVNGMIFDAVKRGVSDIHIEPYEKVLRVRFRIDGVLQEAMSPPKRIAAAVASRIKVLSRLNLTERRLPQDGRFSVKSGDQNVDFRVSTMPIKHGEKICIRILRQSGLSSDLTKLGLEGKPMENFLAAAAKPSGMILITGPTGSGKTNTLYSLINRLNTPKVNISTAEDPVEYDLMGINQVNIFPEIGYTFAVALKAFLRQDPNIILVGETRDRETGEIAMTAAMTGHLVLSTLHTNDAPSSLNRLLDMEIPPFLIAATVNVIEAQRLIRTICPSCKQPDPSMTPEMIAKLGADPAEFEGVTFYKGAGCMECNRTGMKGRIGLFEILVVTPAIRKLILSRASTDEIRAAAVSEGMTLLRQDGYNKVKKGITTLETVIAKTSSE